GCCTACCTGAATAGAGGGGATCTCGTCCAACATACCCAGTTCCATACAGCCTTGACCCAACCAGTGTATCTCTGACTGGAGAAGGAGAGGAGGGTTGTGTCCTGCATTGACATAGTTGAGCTCGCGGCTACTAGGATCGTATACTCCTAGGAAGAACGTGATGAATCTATCGCCTTGAGTGGCATCGACCACGCTTTTGTTCAATTGATGGATCAATTCATCCAAAGTCTGAGCGATCTCGATCTGTGCTCTCAGTCGGGCTTGGAAATTGGCCATGAGGAATGCGGCAGCAATCCCTTTACCACTCACATCTGCGATACAGATGACCTCCTTGCCACTGGGCAGCCTGAATTGATCATAATAGTCTCCACCCACTTCTTGGTGAGGATAGTAGAGCGCATCCACCTCTAGAATGTCATTCACTTCGAAGACCGAGGGTACCAGCATGGATTGCATCTCGGCAGCCAGTTCCAATTCCCTACGTATGCGCTCTTGCCGTAGACTCTCCGCCATGAGGCGCTTGTTCTCTATCGAGACCACCAGGATATTTGTCAAGGTCTGGATGAAGTTCATGTGCTTGATGATGGGACTGATGGAGATATCATCATCCACATCTCCGATGAACAGGTAGGCCAGCGGCTTACGATGGTGAAGCACCGGGATCAGCACATCGAATCCGGTCAATATCTGCTGGTCCTCCGTGTTGAGCACCGAGATGGTCTTGTAATCGGAGAAATCCGTCCCATCCAGTTGCGAGAGATAATCCGTGTCATCCCCATATTGCAGCAGCACTCTCCAGCCGTTCTCAGTACTGCTATACAGCACGAGTTTGGTCAGACCCAATTCCCCTTCTACAATCCCGCGATAGATGGCTACCAGCTGGGAGATCGGTAGGTTATCATTGATCCCACGGGTGATCTCCAGCAAGGTCTGAAGCTTGAATTTATTGAGCTGTAGTCGTTCAGAAAGACGAGTGAGTTTATCCATCTTTCTTCATTTTCTTGAACAGTTCTGGGAGCTTGCGTATGTAGGCCAGCTCCAAGAAAGCCTCATTGCGTTCCTTGGCCGGACTTCCGAAATAAGTCTTACCGGCCGGCACAGAACCGATGACTCCTGACTGGCCGAGTATAGTGGCACCTTCACCAATGGTCAGGTCGCTGGGTACACCTACCTGCCCCCAGAGCGTCACATGATCCTCTATCACCACGCAGCCGGCCACTCCTACTTGTGCTGCCATGAGGCAGTGACTACCTACCACTGTATCGTGACCGATATGCACTTGACAATCCAACTTGCTATGAGCACCGATACGTGTATCTCCTGTCACCCCTCGGTCTATGGTACAGAGTCCCCCGATCTCCACATCATTTTCTATGATGACACAGCCGCAGGTATGTAGTTTTTCTCTTCCCTCTTTTCTCGCCTTGTAGTAGAAGGCATCCCCTCCTATGACGCTATTGGCATGGATGATGACCCGATCACCAATCTGCGTGTCATCGTGGATGACCACTCCAGAATGGATCACGCAATCCGTACCGATACTCACTCGTTGCCCGATCTGGACACCCGGATAGAGCACCGAACCTTCACCCAACTGTAGGTCGCTGGAGATGGCCTCAGTCTTATGGGTCACCGGTCTGAAATGCTGTGTGATGCGATTGAAATCCCGGAAGGGGTCTTCTGAGTAGAGTAGGGCCTTGCCTTCGGGAGCATCGTAGTCCTTGGAATTGATCAGGATGGTCGTGGCCGCTGATGATAGGGCTTTCTCATAGTATTTGGGATGGTCTACGAATACCAGGTCTCCCTGCTCGACCTTATGGATCTCGTTGATACCCGTGACCGGATGGTCCGCTGGGCCGATCATCTCGGCTCCAATGAGAGCGGCCAGGCTCCCCAGTGTCTGAGGAGTATCGAATCTCATGGGGTCAGGATCCTTGGCTCACGCGTTCTACATAGGCTCCACTTCCACCTCCACGTGTATCCACCTTGACAACATCCCCTTCGTTGATGAACAATGGGACCCGAATCTCACAACCCGTATCTATGGTAGCGGGTTTAGTGCTATTCGTAGCGGTATCTCCTTTGACACCGGGTTCGGTATAGGTGATGGTACACTCCAAGAATGGTTGAATGTCACAGCTGATCGGCTTCTCTTCTTCAGCGTGGAATACGATATCGGCAGTGACCTCTTCTTTAAGGAGAAGGGGTGCATTGATCAAGTGCTCAGGAATGACCACTTGCTCATAGTCGTCCAGATTCATGAAGTGATATCCCATGTCATCCTTGAACAGATATTGATGCTTGCGGGTCTCGATACGCACAGGATCGATCTTGACACCGGCATTGAAAGTATGGTCGACCAGTTTTCCATTCTCAAGATTTTTGAGCTTGGTCCGCACGAACGCGGGACCCTTTCCCGGTTTCACGTGAAGGAATTCTACGATCTGCCATAGACCTCCATTGTGATTGATGCAGAGCCCGTTCTTGATATCCGATGTGTTTGCCATGTATTCTCTAAATCTTGCTAGGTGGACAAAATTAGGAATCTAGTCGAGCCCGACTTACTTGTGCTCGGGACGGAGTGTTCCAGAATCCAATCGGTACCGGGTGGTGCAGGATCGGGTCTCCCGCTCGGGTTCATTACTGGCGATGACCAAGGTGACATCATCTGGAAGGCCAGCAATCTGATTCTCGAACCATGCCACTCCGGCATCATCCAGATTCATCGTAGGCTCATCCAGAAGGACTATCTCAGCTTGGGTCGCAAAGGCCAGAACGAGTTTGACCCGTTGGAGCATACCCGAGGAGAAGGAACGCAGGGGTCGCTTCAAAGGCACATCGATCGCCTTCAATACGTCCGCTCGATCCAGATCGCTGCGTAGCTCTCGGAGGGAGAAATGGAAATCCACCAACTCGCTGAATGTGAACTGTCGATAGACGTCTGTATAGGGTCCTACCAAGGTCAGGTGTCGATACACCTTATCGGTATCTATTTCGGAGTCCTGGATCGAGTAACTCAGTTTACCCTTGCTGGGAGCTAGCTGCCCTGCCAGGATGCGCAGCAGCGTAGACTTTCCACTGCCATTGCTTCCTAGAATGGCTATGCGGTCTCCGGGGTCGATCTCCAGATCGATCCGGTCAAGTACCTGATTGCGATTGAAGCGTTTACTGATTCCTTGGGCCCTGCACTGCATGGCACGATCAGTTCAATCCTCGGATGACCCCATTCTCCGAACGGGAGATGAAGTCGATGATCTCATCTTTCTCAGCACATGCATCTACCTCTTGAGCGGCCAAGGACATCCCTTGACTCACATTGCGCCCGTGAACGAAGATGAGTCTATAGATCTCCTCGATGGTATCGACCACCGATTTTTCGAATCCCCTACGTTCTAGACCTACCCGATTGACTCCGATGTAGGAGATGGGTTCTCGGGCTGCTTTCACATAAGGGGGTACGTTCTTTCTCACTAAAGTGGCTCCTGCGATGAAGCTGTGCTTGCCGATCTGCACGAATTGCTGTACGGCCGCATTGCCTTCGATGATCACATAGTCATGAATCGTGATATGTCCCGCCAGATTGACCGAATTGGCGATGATGCAATGATCACCGATAAAGGTGTCGTGCGCTACATGTACATATGCCATGAGCAGACATCCACTACCGACTTGGGTCTTCATACGATCAGAAGTACCCCGGTTGATGGTCACACATTCACGTATAGTACTGTTGTCACCGATCTCCGCGGTGGTCATTTCCCCTTTGAATTTGAGAT
The nucleotide sequence above comes from Flavobacteriales bacterium. Encoded proteins:
- a CDS encoding SpoIIE family protein phosphatase → MDKLTRLSERLQLNKFKLQTLLEITRGINDNLPISQLVAIYRGIVEGELGLTKLVLYSSTENGWRVLLQYGDDTDYLSQLDGTDFSDYKTISVLNTEDQQILTGFDVLIPVLHHRKPLAYLFIGDVDDDISISPIIKHMNFIQTLTNILVVSIENKRLMAESLRQERIRRELELAAEMQSMLVPSVFEVNDILEVDALYYPHQEVGGDYYDQFRLPSGKEVICIADVSGKGIAAAFLMANFQARLRAQIEIAQTLDELIHQLNKSVVDATQGDRFITFFLGVYDPSSRELNYVNAGHNPPLLLQSEIHWLGQGCMELGMLDEIPSIQVG
- a CDS encoding UDP-3-O-(3-hydroxymyristoyl)glucosamine N-acyltransferase, which produces MRFDTPQTLGSLAALIGAEMIGPADHPVTGINEIHKVEQGDLVFVDHPKYYEKALSSAATTILINSKDYDAPEGKALLYSEDPFRDFNRITQHFRPVTHKTEAISSDLQLGEGSVLYPGVQIGQRVSIGTDCVIHSGVVIHDDTQIGDRVIIHANSVIGGDAFYYKARKEGREKLHTCGCVIIENDVEIGGLCTIDRGVTGDTRIGAHSKLDCQVHIGHDTVVGSHCLMAAQVGVAGCVVIEDHVTLWGQVGVPSDLTIGEGATILGQSGVIGSVPAGKTYFGSPAKERNEAFLELAYIRKLPELFKKMKKDG
- the efp gene encoding elongation factor P, which translates into the protein MANTSDIKNGLCINHNGGLWQIVEFLHVKPGKGPAFVRTKLKNLENGKLVDHTFNAGVKIDPVRIETRKHQYLFKDDMGYHFMNLDDYEQVVIPEHLINAPLLLKEEVTADIVFHAEEEKPISCDIQPFLECTITYTEPGVKGDTATNSTKPATIDTGCEIRVPLFINEGDVVKVDTRGGGSGAYVERVSQGS
- a CDS encoding ABC transporter ATP-binding protein; translation: MQCRAQGISKRFNRNQVLDRIDLEIDPGDRIAILGSNGSGKSTLLRILAGQLAPSKGKLSYSIQDSEIDTDKVYRHLTLVGPYTDVYRQFTFSELVDFHFSLRELRSDLDRADVLKAIDVPLKRPLRSFSSGMLQRVKLVLAFATQAEIVLLDEPTMNLDDAGVAWFENQIAGLPDDVTLVIASNEPERETRSCTTRYRLDSGTLRPEHK
- a CDS encoding acyl-[acyl-carrier-protein]--UDP-N-acetylglucosamine O-acyltransferase; protein product: LKFKGEMTTAEIGDNSTIRECVTINRGTSDRMKTQVGSGCLLMAYVHVAHDTFIGDHCIIANSVNLAGHITIHDYVIIEGNAAVQQFVQIGKHSFIAGATLVRKNVPPYVKAAREPISYIGVNRVGLERRGFEKSVVDTIEEIYRLIFVHGRNVSQGMSLAAQEVDACAEKDEIIDFISRSENGVIRGLN